CACTGCCAACACGCCCTCTTAGTAGATAAAGAAAAAGGTTATATTTGTATAAAAGCTTTGGTATGGTATAGCGATGCGAAGCTACCGGAAGAAAAACAGGCGGCATTAGAACAGATCATTTCGGGTCATCTATCTAAAGAAGAAACAGCTACGATTATGAGAACGATTGCGCAGAAATACATCGAAGAAGGCAGACAGCAGGGGATAATGCAAGGCATGGAAAAGGGTATGGAGAAAGATATAATGCAAGGTAAAATTGAAATAGCTAAAGCCATGCTAGTGAATGGTGCTGAGATCTCCTTTATTGCGAAAATTACTGGACTTGATACGGCTTTTATTGCTTCCCTTCAATTATAACCCATAACTTGTACTTATTCAGTCTAGTAAGAGAAGTACTTCTCTCAACGCTATCTTATAATCCTTATAATAAGGAAAAAAGCCACCCATTATTGCAGAGATACTGCTCTTACTGCGGCGCTGCTATGGATTTAAACGACATGCATCTGGGCAGCTTTTTTCAATGCAGTATATAGGTTGATCGTAAAGATTTATAGTGCATATGCCTATTTATTGAGAGGAGATAAAATTAATGAAATACAGTTAAAACAATTACATGTTATCCTCAATAAGCAAGCCAATCAGCAAGAGTTAGAGGCTTCTTTAGAGTTACTCAGCCAATGTCTGTACCAATATCATGGCCAAAGAATGAATTATATTAAAATCCGATGCCATTATGTTTGTATTAGTAGGGATTTATCTGGTTATAGTTAGTTTAGTTGGCAGTTATTACTACATCGGATAAGGCAGAAGATTTTTGGAAATGTTTCCACTTTTAGGGCAATACCAAACAAGTTCCCGAATACCACCCTACCACTTTCTAAACACGTGATAGCGATTTAATAGAAAGTATCGGTCAGATTTCCATTATGCTTGCAACAGCAAATTTGATCCATAATACTGTTTTAACAGGTTTCTTATAGCTTTATTTTTTGTGTTAAGTTTTTGGATGACTTCATACAATTAGATTGGTTTTTAATAAGAAATGTTTTAATGTTTGCGAAACGCCTCAAAATTAGCATGCTATATGGCCCGGTGTACGTGGAAATGGAATAACGTCGCGTATGTTTTCCATACCTGTTGCAAAGAGCATAAAACGCTCTAATCCCATCCCAAAGCCGCTATGGGGTATCGTACCAAAACGCCTTGTATCCAGATACCAATTTAAATCCGCTAGCGAAATATGCATGCGTTGCATGGCTGCTGTTAAATAATCCATGCGTTCTTCCCTTTGGGAACCTCCGATTATTTCACCGACACCAGGAAAAAGCAAATCCATAGCGGCTACGGTTTTGTTGTCATCGTTTTGACGCATGTAAAATGCTTTTAGCCCCTTGGGGTAATCTGTTACAATAACAGGTCTTTGAAAGTGTTGTTCTACTAGGTAGCGTTCATGTTCAGATTGAAGGTCGCTCCCCCAACTTTTAATAGGATAGGCAAATGTCCCATTTTTATTGGGCAATGCATCCATAAGAATATCAATTGCCTCTGTATAAGTAATGCGGGTAAAAGGGGTTTCCCGTACAAAGGTTAAGCGTTCTAATAGAGGAAGTTGTGGGGAGGGTTCATTTATGTTGCGTATGGTACGCTGTTCCAACCATTTTAGCTCTTCTGAGCAGTTGGCGAGTAGCGCATCTAGTAATGCTTTTACCAATTCTTCTGCGAGCGCAATCGTATCATCCAAATCGTTAAAAGCCACTTCAGGTTCTACCATCCAGAATTCTGCTAAATGGCGGCTAGTGTTAGAATTTTCTGCTCTAAAGGTAGGTCCAAAAGTATAAACGGAATGGAGCCCCATCACAGCAGCTTCTGCTGCCAGCTGACCAGATACCGTTAAATGGGCAATCTCTTTAAAAAATGCTTCTGTAGGATCAGATGGTCCAGCTGCTGCTTGAGCAGTGGGGTTTGGGCTTGTTACCTGAAACAATGCACCAGCTCCTTCTGCATCTGCTGCTGTGATAATAGGGGTATGTAAATAGATAAAACCACGCTCATGAAAGAAACGATGTATGGCATAGCTAATTACATGCCTAATACGAAATATAGCACCAAATGTGCGTGTACGGAAGCGCAGGTGTAGCAGAGTACGTAGAAATTCCAATGAATGTGCCTTGGGTTGCAGTGGATATTTTGGTGCATCCCCCAATACTACCATTTGCTGACCATGTAATTCTACGTTTTGCTTCTCCCCCATTGAAGCAACCATAAATCCCGTAATGGCAACACTAGCCCCTGTTCCTATTTGATTGAGTAAATTTTCTGGAAGCTGTGCAGGAGATAGCACTACCTGTAAATCTTGCTGACAAGAACCATCATTAATGGTAAGAAATACAGTTTGTTTGCTTACGCGTTTGGTCCGAATCCATCCCTTGGCTGTAACCGTTTCGCTATTTGGGGGAGATTGTAAAAGTTTCTTAATTTTAATTCTACTAGCCAATATAAATTACTTTTAGTCTAAAGAGGAGGATGTGCTACGAACACTTAAGCAAAAATGTTTAATGCATTAAAAGTTAATTTATAGATAATTTTTATTTTATCCAACTGGAATGCTGGCAAAAAAATAGCATAAAAATGAAATGAAATTTTTAAAGTAAGGAGCGTGCTACAACATGTA
Above is a window of Candidatus Cardinium hertigii DNA encoding:
- the asnS gene encoding asparagine--tRNA ligase is translated as MASRIKIKKLLQSPPNSETVTAKGWIRTKRVSKQTVFLTINDGSCQQDLQVVLSPAQLPENLLNQIGTGASVAITGFMVASMGEKQNVELHGQQMVVLGDAPKYPLQPKAHSLEFLRTLLHLRFRTRTFGAIFRIRHVISYAIHRFFHERGFIYLHTPIITAADAEGAGALFQVTSPNPTAQAAAGPSDPTEAFFKEIAHLTVSGQLAAEAAVMGLHSVYTFGPTFRAENSNTSRHLAEFWMVEPEVAFNDLDDTIALAEELVKALLDALLANCSEELKWLEQRTIRNINEPSPQLPLLERLTFVRETPFTRITYTEAIDILMDALPNKNGTFAYPIKSWGSDLQSEHERYLVEQHFQRPVIVTDYPKGLKAFYMRQNDDNKTVAAMDLLFPGVGEIIGGSQREERMDYLTAAMQRMHISLADLNWYLDTRRFGTIPHSGFGMGLERFMLFATGMENIRDVIPFPRTPGHIAC